TTAAATGGTTGGGATGTGACTCCGTTTTGGCTAAATTATAACATCCTAGAATGTAAATACATTAAAGGTGTCTTTCAAGCTCTGCCTGAAAGGCCCAAAAAGTTGCAATGATTTATTTCCTGAAAAAAGATTTTCCACAAGTCTCTTTGAGCTACATTTGATATATGAATAGAAAGACTTTATGTAAAATTTCTCCTTTGAAGCAGTGCTTGCTTATTTTGAAGCAAAACTGAGACTTTAAATAGCAGTGTCCTTGACCTCTTAATTGAAATATATGTAGAACATACCAATCATGGTTTTTCTAATGACTTACAGCTAAAAACAAATATGTACTGTAAAACAAACCAGTCACGATCTGCTTAATAGTTGAAATAAGCTACCAATATTTACTGAACATTTGCAAGAAACTCCAAATTGGACCTAAACACATGAATCTTCCAATTTTGTTGGCAGTTAGATCATGTTCACATAAATGcatgtactggtacatgtactatatatatgAGTGTTTAAGAGACAAAAATTCAATACCAGTTTCACAGTTTCTGTCAttattttgaagtaaaattgTGTTTTCCAACTCAgtaaatcatcaaaatatttctttcataaTCATCCTGAATCGTACAGATATATCTGTATTATATATTGTCTTTCTAATAAAAAAGACTGCATTAGCAAACTCTTTTATCTCTCTCATTTTCtttcaacattttaataaaCTGTTACAATCTTTTTAACagcaataataaaaaagaactgTGCTTTTGCTCTACTAGCTGGATATCACTCAATCAGTATCAATATTCCATCTTTCACTCATTCTTTTTCTCTCTATCAGTAATCTCTTTGTATTACTCTTCAATATTTTGCAATGTCATTAACAGTTATATTTCATTGTTTCCAGTTTTTGTTTTGCTTACATCATTTTTTATGGGACATGAAATAATACAGCACTATCACATAATAATGAAATGACTCCTTTGTCAAAACCTTCCAACGATTCACACTTGCTGAATCAGTCAGTTTCAATGTTCCCATGGAAACAGAAATTGTCACCAGATCATCAGCTACAACTTACTATAGTTGGGAAAAAAGAAGAATGACCTTTTTTTAAGACTTAACTTGTCtgaagaaaataattatgtCTTGATCTGGATTTCACCACTTGTTAATGTTGAAGATCCGCACACCGTGTAACTGAGGCAGTTTGGGTATAACGCTAAAACCGAGCGCGATCAGGTTTATACAGAAATGTGTTGTATCATACTTTGTGTAAAAACTCGCCAGGAAAAATCTGAaagggaaataaaaataaatgtttgatttaaagattttttatgtaaataaaaaatgtatattaaggaTATGGACTATAGctaatatataattaaagaCCCATATTATATAACaacagtctgattaaaatcaaacattcCACTAGCTCCCTTTGATGGTCCCAAATTTGAAtgtggccacacttgagtacctcttcgaaacttttaaaactgagagATATTGCATAAATGCTTCTGCCTGCAAAATTTCGTAGAGGTACTCAAGTGTAGCCAAAATAAAGGAGCTAGTGGAattaatgtttgaatttaatcagactgatataacaaaaacaaaacttagcTATAGTTCATTACAACTTTTTTGGTACTATAAAGATATATAGCAAATTCATAGACATATATACTCACGGCAAAGTTCTTTAATGGTCTCAAAAGCATTTATTATAATTCCTTACCATAATCTATGGTTTTAACCAACTGGGATGTAATTCTGATGTTCCATGCAAAGGTTTAAATCATTTTCAGTTATgctatttattttacatgttttagttatcttttttaataacaaaattttgaaagttcaaattataaaatgtaactaattaacataataaattcaaaataattaggctttttatttaaattgggTGATCTTCCGGTTGCATATAAGTAAGTAAAAGacaattagaaatattttcacaAGAAAAGTTGATTGATCCTAAAAATTCTTTGTCacaacaaaaaatgttcaaaatgacATTACCAGTAAATAGCATATGAATATTTagagttaaaatatttttctgaacCATCTGTCGGAGGCAGCTAGAGGCCAACTTTATTAGCAAAACCTGAATCTTCATTGACTTGAGATTGCCCACGagttttgtgtccattctatttcCACAAATGCACACAAAACCTGTGGCTTGCAACGATGACCACACTAAAGTAAAAGAAGTCCTGCTTACATTGCTACAGGTACGACAGTTAAAAATTTCTTGGTAGGAGTGAATTGTTGTCCAAAGTCGATTTGTTCCCATTGAGTTTGGGTCCTGGCTTTTCCCTGCTCAGGTGTTCCCCAAGGTGTTCCCTTGGTAACATGTAGCATGAAGTATGTAATCTAAAACCAAATTTTATAACATCAGAACAAGTAGAATTTTTAGAACAAGAGTATTTACTCTCTGATTTCAAATCAATGCAAATTTTGGTTTCACAAACAGAGGTATTTCACCAACATACCTGGTGAGTTGGTTGCCATCATCCAGGCAATCAAAGAACTaaatatgataagagttaaatttggcccccataattcgcccttttttaagtgcttcgggtacaataaaatgttaactaatttttcagaagagttgatataaaatatatttttcatctatttatttgcactcactggcagtatatgacgtcagaagtgacgccatttatataattcaatcaaaatcagccaaaaaatggcatttttcttatctatttacgaatgggaaatatagagcgcatgcttgaacaaggaaaattttgttgtcacttattagtcttggctagatacatctctgattaaaatattttatttgttcaagaatgcgctctatgttttcggaaggaaaaactgcttgaaaatcagctgttttatgctaaaaatgcaaaaatggcgggaaaaggttgtctttacaatgtcatatttctaaactgtgggcacttgaaccaaaatgaatattatgtaaacacatcacatacatatctgtactaaaaaaacaaagaatgatagtaaaatgataatgttcattttagggggccattttaggcccttttcatatatagtcctttatagTGTTTCAtccatgtataaaaataatacaagcaTTGAGCTAGTttgataatatttcatatattaaatcaaaaattacaactgtaaaaattgaatgatttttagatacatgtacactgtaaagtttttgtgtttagaatgcacttgtgtattacatgtatacacaccCTCCACAGTTGGGTACGAAATGTATAATATGCACCCAGAAatgtagaatttttaaaaaatcaccaaTGTGCATATTTCTTGAATAACATTTACAGAtctaaccaaaaaaaacaacaaaagtaatgtcttaattaatattaaGTCCAATATTCTTTGATAACTGTAAAATGGAAGACCAGCAGACAAAAAAACCCACGGATCCCTAACCAAATCCCAACTAAAACGCCCCCAACCTACTCTGCATTGTACATACCACACAATGGACGACATTAGTTAGGGTCCAAGCAACAGCTACCGAGAAAAACGGAATTGTCAGAAGCATAAAGTGTgtaattagtaaaattaacaCATATGTGATCCAGATCCCTCTTGAGCCCAGGTATGAATGGGTTGGATTTTCTTCACTCGTCGCAGTACCTATATTCATTGTGATctgtaaaaatcaataaaaaaaatttaaatattggtATTAAACATAAGTGACCactaataattgttttaaaaggtaGTGTtgtatcttaatttttaaaacatgttatatATCCTATTCTCTATTGTGAAGTGGACAGGTATAACCTTGTTTTGCCTGTCCCTTTTCTCAAAAGAGGAATATTCCTTGATAAATGCACAAGCAAGAAACCTATTATACATGGATCAaggtttttataatatatatatatatatatatatatatatatatatatatatatatatatatatatatatatatatatatatatatatatatatataaatgaagtGAAACCTTGGCTCAATGGTGTCCGAGTTTCTGAGTAGtggatacatatataaatagcACACCTTAAGTATATACATCTATCACCTAATATACCTTgtgtatttatatgtatatttggtaTCATGCATATGCATATATAGAGACCCAAGCACCTGTTTTGACCTAATTGACCAGGCCAGGTTCTTTAGCACTGACCTACCTCGCCTGTCGGTACCATATTTTACAGCTATTACTACACCAAAACAGATGAAATTCGATAAAAATCTGCagattttcatttaaagttaaaattatgaagttttaaaaCAGCTCTATGCCAACAACTTCAGACATATATGCAGACCTACAGTCAAATACATGGGGAATGTCAGATTATTTGCAATTCATTCACAGAGATTTTCGTGCATTTCCTTCTATATTACTCTTTGACATAAAGATTAAGATACAGACAATGCTGACGAAATTTCATGTATCATACTAAAATAATGTACACACCAAGGTATGGGAACTCTCAATAATACAAAAACGGAAATTCGTAATCAATGATAATGGCTTCTATCAATGACGTTGCAAATTTAAAACCAATACGGACAAACTATGACACCCCGAATTTATAGACACCATAGGTCTAaccaataatgaaaaaaaaaataacacaatgaTTAATTTGTTTCTGTTCTCAAAGCCTCTCGTTCTTTTATTTTAAGTCAGAGCTCAAACAAGATAAAATAATTCGGATTTATCTAGCCTGCTAAATATATCTTTCTTTAGTTGGGTACGGGATTTTTCGCACCCCACCTAAACATGTTTCTAGTTTAGGATGCGAAAGTAAATTCcggtgaaaataaaacaggtgACCTTAACCAAAATCTCATCACAATTTACTATATTTTAGCAAGAAACGCCTTAAAGTTGGCCAGATAAGACACAAAATAATCGAATGGATACGTTTGCTGATGGCCTACACAAGCAGTTATGAGAAAGAAGCTACCTAACCCTTTCCCGTATTACCTGAAGCGAGCATTAATGGTGGCAGCTGTGCCTTACTTCATTTACTCTAACTACAAAATATACGAAGCGTATACCGTTGTTCAACAGaggaaaattgataaaaagaaaagcatTGAAAGTGGTAAGTAAAATGATTGTTATTGTTCCAAAGCTTATTGcgatataataaaaatacatgtcatTTATGAACTTCACGAACAGAGCgcatatttgttttgattttgtgtcCTTTTCATTATTCTACAGAAGCTAGACATATTTGATGTGCAGAATTTTATGTTGATTAATGATGTAACATTAATCACTCTAAAAAAGTTGCTTAGCAAAGTCAAGCAtagatccagaatttttttccagGGGTGGTCTGAtggttatttgagtttgtcAGCggcatatttttgttttttttctaatgcaatttaaagaaatttgaattttgtattgGGGTCTGGACCTTCCTGactcccccccccacccccccccccccctacatgTAGATCCTTAGATGAAAGTACACAAAATTAtatctaaattaaaatcaaacacACAGTGACTACACTAGAATTTAAATTGTTGGAGTAAACTTAATTACTAGTATGTAAATGATGAAGTACATGTTTAACCTGCAGAATTGATTTGGGTGAAAATGGTTGGCAACTTGCTGAAGAAGCATAGATATCCTAATAGACACACCATGACACGTGCCTACAGTTTGGGTCAAacttctatactctgtcccaagatatccttgATTCAGTTTTTGCTAAGTTACTTGATACCGTAATTTAtaaataccccagggttcatTGATATTCATCCAAAGTATGTTTGTTCAACAGTATGAAAATTTTCTAAGATTCCTTTAATTGAAACAACCTTTCTCCatttagcttatcaggtttaaATACATGGCTAAAAAAAAggttttgcattgcaacagacCCAGATGATTTTGTTGAGAAATTGTGCGAGGTAGCCATAttctgagtgacttccgaatAAAGAATATATGTCAGCTTTtcccattataattaaatacccataagaaatctgtttttgtccatgttaatttttctgtgtgaaaaatgataatggcTCAAAACTGTCAATGCAGTtatctttgatatatttttcctttcatctGTTTTGATTGCACTTCTTTCAATGGTATgcgtatttttattaaatatcacTCAGGTGTGTTTCATGAATATCTTAGGGCAGACTATAGACATAAAAAGAAATGACTGTCCTAATTAAGTTTTAGTAATGGCTTTAGTCAAAATATCAAGTCAAGTCAAATCATAGCAGAGGCAATCTACCTAAAAGCCTGTGTGATTAAATCATCTGAAGGGGAAGgggaacatatacatgtataatctttGTGAATGGTTTAATTGATATTCATTCTAGGCCCAgtcaatacttttttttacaactaaaattctcttaaatgtttttagaaaagaaaacagCAACAGAGAATGAAGAAAAGAGCAGTGAGTATTTTGCATTTgagaaattatttaatattttaaagcatTCATTAAAGCTTGAgcattttttttgtcttcagaTTTTaacatccattttttttttacctgtagttttttttttaaaaaaaatcggagaggactacattattgcagctaggtaTAGGTTACAAGTGCCTACAGGGAATAGTGGTGCACATCTGTATTAACACAATTTGtcaggttgttttttttatttctatttataggAACAGGCAGCATCACAACCCCTGGCAGTCCAACAGCTGGAAAAAGCAGtaagttttatcaaattttttgttAAGGCCATTGAAAAATTGAGAAACATCATACATAAATACATTCCTCTGTTTGGTCCCAGAATTAATCTTAAGATTTTCAGCCcagaagtttgaaaaataaaatctgacaatcaatgattttattttacttgtatttttattgcaagatttaaaaaaggaatataactcaattatcaatttttttttagcttataaatgatttttttcttcattttattgagtcatttcatgtaaatttcaatacatgtatatggaaataaaataagaaatgctGCAGCATTTGACATATTGTAACAGTGTAGTAGTAACttctaaaattaaacattacTATTTTCATTGGCCCATAGCTTTCAACATTTAGGGATATTTTTGAATCTAATATTTTATCACTCATGTTAATCATACACTCGTTTTGTTTAACTTTCAGTTGAAATTTGAACTAAAAAACCGTGCAgtgctacatacatgtataatattatctACAGAAGAGACACATAGAATTTGAAACCAAAAAGTACACACTTAATTgactaaaacaacaaaacaattgATGGCTAACAAAAATATGTT
The window above is part of the Magallana gigas chromosome 10, xbMagGiga1.1, whole genome shotgun sequence genome. Proteins encoded here:
- the LOC105328896 gene encoding ORM1-like protein 1; the encoded protein is MNIGTATSEENPTHSYLGSRGIWITYVLILLITHFMLLTIPFFSVAVAWTLTNVVHCVITYFMLHVTKGTPWGTPEQGKARTQTQWEQIDFGQQFTPTKKFLTVVPVAIFFLASFYTKYDTTHFCINLIALGFSVIPKLPQLHGVRIFNINKW
- the LOC105328895 gene encoding uncharacterized protein, with translation MRKKLPNPFPYYLKRALMVAAVPYFIYSNYKIYEAYTVVQQRKIDKKKSIESEKKTATENEEKSRTGSITTPGSPTAGKSSSAAENIRVRVSQLEERSKSLPATTKQ